GCCTGCCAAGAGACAAAGGGTGGTGCTGGAAAACCTGATCAAAGCATCTGTTTAGGGTGGGCCCTGGTGGAAGCCCCTATTGACAACAGCACAGCCCCTGTCCTTTCTGCAAAGTGCCATGCACTGTGAGATGGTGAAGGGGGCAAACAGGTTCATCCCTGGGGAAATTGAGGGGAGAAATCAACCcaaaaagaaaggagagagctggggaaggactGACTGCAAAGGATGAAAAGAAAGCAGCTTTTGAGCTGGGAAACAGTTCTCCCCATCTCTGTTCCATGAGCGACCTCTGAACAAACCCCTGGACCAGCTTGGTCTGTAGTGAATCAAGTctgccacagcacagcagctgtcCAGGCACCATGAGCCCAGGCTGTATCCCACCAACCCAGTGGGCTGCACATTAGGCCAGTGTTTCACTCACAGCGTGGACACAACCCCAAAACTTGCAGCTCCCCACAGGCAGGAAAGTGGTACCACTCCTGAAGGATACAACCATGTTCTAAACACCAAGTAGGCATCTGAGGCTCCAGCAAAAGGGAGCCTGATCAGCAAAGGATTTGCATCCCAAGGGAGGATGTGGGAAATCTGAACCCCCACTCTTCATGCTGGAGGATTCAATAAATaaagcccaggaaaagggagcAAGGTTTTCCTGTGCTACCCACCCCACTCCCTCCCGGGGGCAGCTCTGACCTGTCCACGTAGTTGGTGGTCATGAAGACAATCCTGGCTTCTGTGGAGGCCACACCATCCAGCGCATTGAGGAGACCACTGAAGGTCAGGCGCCCCATGCCTTGGTACACAGCTGGGTCTGGGAACAGAGGTGTCTGACATTGTAGCTGTTGGCCACtaaccctgcacagcctcaagGCCACCTTCCTATCACCTGAGGCTTATGCCAAGCTCCCCACTCACTCCTTGCTTGGAGGCTGACCCTCTGGCTGGCTGGCAGCACATTCACCTCCCCTGCCCACAAACACCCACGggaacacaaagaaaaagagaaggaaagccACCTTCTCCCTCATCCTGCAAGgagctggggaagagaaggaccTTTGCCGGAGGATAAAGGATCCAAATTCCCTTTTACAGTCTAGCCAAAACTGGACAAGTTCCAGTTTGGGCCCTGAGAGACTCCCCCACTCCTGGTTTCTGCTGGAGCAGTTGAGCAGCCTAGAGTCCAAACATTTTTCAGTACAGCCACAGaacctccctcctgctgctggcccaggaACAGGGGCAGTGCTCACTCTCAGCAGCAAGATCCCGGCTGACGAAGGCAGCGTCCACATCCTCCAGCAGGATGATGCTCTGCTGTGGTGCTACACTCAGGAGGTGATTGAGCCGGTCATCAGAGAGGCTGTGGTCACTGAGGCTCAGCAGGCAGATACTGTACTCCAgttccccagccagggctgtgctggaaaGGACACAAACCACAAGGACAAGTCACAGTGGGGAAGCCCACAGTCAaggaaaaatcacatttctcCCCTTAGCAATAAGGGAGAGGGCAGAGGAGTCTCTTCCCAGCAAGGATCAGATCTAAGGAGCGGGCAGAAGACCCTGTTCAGCCCACCCATACCAAGCAGCACTGTGGAAAGCAAGGGCACAAAGGGCTTGTCACCCTCACCTGTCACAGTGCCAGCAATGCAAATGCTTACAATCGGCACCACGCATAAGGCACAGCCCACTCCAGTATTCCAAACCCAAACTCATCCACACCCTCTCATCCAAGACTGCTGTGGCTCAGAGCAGGGCGCTGACAATACTCACATGAAGCTGCTTTTCCCACATCCAGGAGGACCATAAAGCAGGTAGCCTCTTCGATAGGGGATCCCTAAGAAAACAGTATTCTTTTAGGGTAACCACCTGGATTGCTCTGTGCTCCCTCCCTCCAAGCtgtggtgctgtgctgagcacacaAAGAGGATACACCTGGGAAATATAAGCAGCAGGGAAAAATCTCTCCACAGCCAATTCCAGAGAGGACCATGAACATCCTGCCCCACCCCATACAGAGCACACCACACCAGAGCCTTGCCTCTTTCATGGTACCACTTGGAGTTGTTGATGAACTCCTTCACGTCCTGAACCAGCTTCTCTGACACACCTTCCTCCAGCACCACGGAGCTGaggggccggcggcggcgggggaaACCGAACTGGCGCCACTCTGCTCCCATGGCCGTGTACATGATGGtcttcccctcctgctgctgcagcgcCAGCTCCCGGGCTGCAGAGAGAGGCACAGGGGacagctgccagggaacagcatCTCCCATGCAGCCCTGGGCATCTCCAGGGAgcaggctgttcccagcaggACCGCACACAGTTCCCCTACAGACCTTCCTGAAGGATGTTGAAGAAGATCTCCCGGTCGGTGCCCAGTGCAGTGAAGGTGACGGACTCCCAGGGGGTCCCCGTGTTCAGGTCTAGCATCTGCGTCTCCCGGCTGCGCTCGATGCGAATCCACTTCCTGCGGTACCTGGGCAGGGAGACAAGTGTGTGCAGTGATCCAGCACCCTCAGCTGCGCTTCACTTGGCTCATGCACCAAGAACACTCATCTCATGTAAGGAAATCATTTCACACTGCTGAGTACAGTCTGCTCTTGTTACTCTTGATCCCCTGCCCTAACCCAGACCCAGAGAGGAAGGAGGACCCTCTCCACTGTCTCTACAGGCCCCCCAACTTGCAAAAGTGAGGCTCAATCCCCAAACTGCTTTCCCCTACCCTCCCTTACCAGATGAAATGATTCCCGAGGCTGGGGATAAAGTCGAACTTGGTGCTGACACGTCCGCTTTCATGCTGCAGGTATGATGTCTCAACACTGAGGTGCTGCGTGTGCTTGGCGTGGTGGGAGACCCAGTTCAGCAGCCATTGGTAGCTCTTATCCTTGCAGGGCACCTCCAAGGTGATCATATAGTGGCGCCTGAAAGCCACCAGCCCAAACTGGGCCCCCTTACGGGCTGCTGCCAGGAATGTGCCCACCCCGACAAggccaaacccagccccaaaatATGGGTTGTCCTTGAGTGCTAAGACAAAGTCAGAAAGGGG
The nucleotide sequence above comes from Zonotrichia albicollis isolate bZonAlb1 chromosome 10, bZonAlb1.hap1, whole genome shotgun sequence. Encoded proteins:
- the BCS1L gene encoding mitochondrial chaperone BCS1, whose product is MPLSDFVLALKDNPYFGAGFGLVGVGTFLAAARKGAQFGLVAFRRHYMITLEVPCKDKSYQWLLNWVSHHAKHTQHLSVETSYLQHESGRVSTKFDFIPSLGNHFIWYRRKWIRIERSRETQMLDLNTGTPWESVTFTALGTDREIFFNILQEARELALQQQEGKTIMYTAMGAEWRQFGFPRRRRPLSSVVLEEGVSEKLVQDVKEFINNSKWYHERGIPYRRGYLLYGPPGCGKSSFITALAGELEYSICLLSLSDHSLSDDRLNHLLSVAPQQSIILLEDVDAAFVSRDLAAENPAVYQGMGRLTFSGLLNALDGVASTEARIVFMTTNYVDRLDPALVRPGRVDVKQYVGHCSRWQLTRMFQRFYPEQPAAAAQRFAEQALAVSKQISAAQVQGHFMLYKTDPEGAISNISSSLL